The following coding sequences are from one Collimonas arenae window:
- a CDS encoding YXWGXW repeat-containing protein yields the protein MKRILCAAALIAVSAAAFMPSQAMAQIGVNITIGTPPPPPRYEVVPPPRVGYVWAPGYWNWDGRRHVWAGGHWERARSGYLYDRPEWRQGPNGWELRRGGWRQGDDHGRYDNRRDDRRDDRHDDRHDDGDRYHCPPGQAKKGNC from the coding sequence ATGAAACGTATTCTATGCGCAGCCGCGCTGATTGCAGTCAGTGCTGCCGCCTTTATGCCAAGCCAGGCCATGGCGCAAATCGGTGTCAATATTACTATTGGCACCCCGCCGCCTCCGCCACGCTACGAAGTCGTGCCGCCGCCACGCGTCGGCTACGTGTGGGCGCCCGGATACTGGAACTGGGATGGGCGTCGCCATGTCTGGGCTGGCGGGCACTGGGAACGCGCACGCAGCGGCTATCTGTACGATCGCCCTGAATGGCGACAAGGGCCTAACGGCTGGGAATTGCGACGCGGCGGCTGGCGCCAGGGCGACGATCATGGCCGATACGACAACCGGCGCGACGACCGACGCGATGACCGCCATGACGATCGACACGACGACGGCGATCGCTACCATTGCCCTCCGGGACAGGCCAAGAAAGGCAACTGCTGA
- a CDS encoding aldehyde dehydrogenase family protein encodes MNTVTTQADTELDLTRKEILRVFDAQHATALRLRQSTKAERLQKIRKLKAALLAHRDAVIAAGQADFGKPAAEVELTEILPVIAEANDAIRKLGRWMKPKKVWPSRMMIGTSGYTQYEPKGRVLIVAPWNYPVNLSLGPLVSALAAGNTAIIKPSEMTPHASAVIGQIIREVFSEDEVAMFEGDAPVAQALLDLPFDHIFFTGSPVVGKIVMAAAAKHLTSVTLELGGKSPTIVDETADLKAAAQNILWAKYTNNGQTCIAPDHIYVHASVKDEFLEHCRAALEAAYGKTAQQADSPDLARIVNQRHTARIKNLLDDATSRGARVVTGGLVDESQRYIAPTLIDGIPDDAKIMSEEIFGPLLPIIAYEQLDSVIARINADPKPLALYIWSRKQEHIARVMQQTTSGGACINHCVVQFLHGNLPFGGVNNSGIGSGHGHHGFLAFSHERAVVRTRIMLASMFYPPYSGWTRKLVALFIKTV; translated from the coding sequence ATGAACACAGTAACGACACAGGCTGACACCGAGCTCGATCTGACACGCAAGGAAATATTGCGCGTGTTTGACGCGCAGCACGCTACGGCCCTGCGCTTGCGGCAATCGACCAAGGCCGAGCGGCTGCAGAAGATCCGTAAACTGAAGGCCGCCTTGCTGGCGCACCGGGATGCCGTGATCGCCGCTGGACAGGCAGATTTCGGCAAGCCGGCTGCCGAGGTTGAACTGACCGAAATCCTGCCGGTGATTGCCGAGGCCAACGACGCCATCCGCAAGCTGGGCCGCTGGATGAAGCCGAAGAAAGTCTGGCCTTCGCGCATGATGATCGGTACCTCGGGTTATACGCAGTACGAACCGAAGGGGCGGGTGCTGATCGTGGCGCCCTGGAATTATCCGGTCAATCTGAGCCTCGGACCGCTGGTATCGGCGCTAGCCGCCGGCAATACCGCAATCATCAAGCCGTCGGAAATGACGCCACATGCGTCGGCAGTGATTGGCCAGATCATTCGTGAAGTATTCAGCGAGGATGAAGTGGCGATGTTCGAGGGCGATGCGCCTGTCGCGCAAGCGCTGCTTGATCTGCCGTTCGACCATATTTTCTTCACCGGTTCTCCGGTGGTCGGCAAGATCGTGATGGCGGCAGCGGCCAAGCATCTGACCAGCGTTACGTTGGAGCTTGGCGGCAAATCGCCGACGATTGTCGATGAGACGGCGGACCTGAAAGCAGCGGCGCAAAATATCCTCTGGGCCAAGTACACCAACAATGGCCAGACCTGCATTGCACCCGACCATATTTATGTCCATGCCAGCGTCAAGGATGAGTTCCTGGAACACTGCCGTGCGGCCTTGGAGGCGGCTTATGGCAAGACGGCGCAGCAGGCCGACAGTCCCGACCTGGCGCGTATCGTCAACCAGCGCCATACCGCACGCATCAAAAACTTGCTGGACGATGCCACCAGCCGCGGCGCCCGGGTCGTCACCGGCGGATTGGTGGATGAATCACAACGCTATATTGCACCGACGCTGATCGACGGTATTCCGGACGATGCCAAGATCATGAGCGAGGAAATTTTTGGGCCGCTGCTGCCGATCATCGCTTATGAACAACTCGATTCGGTGATCGCCCGCATCAATGCCGATCCGAAGCCGCTGGCCCTGTATATCTGGAGCCGCAAGCAGGAACACATCGCCAGGGTGATGCAGCAGACCACTTCCGGCGGCGCCTGTATCAATCACTGCGTGGTGCAATTCCTGCACGGGAACCTGCCGTTCGGTGGCGTCAATAATTCCGGTATCGGCAGCGGCCACGGCCATCACGGTTTCCTGGCTTTTTCGCATGAACGGGCGGTGGTGCGCACCCGCATCATGCTCGCCAGCATGTTCTATCCGCCTTACAGCGGCTGGACGCGCAAGCTGGTTGCCTTGTTTATCAAAACGGTGTGA
- a CDS encoding DUF1801 domain-containing protein: protein MKPIKNANVAKIFDGYPPRVRRKLLVLRQLILDTAAGTAGVGEIEEILKWGEPAYLTTKSKSGSTIRVGWKKSNPSQYAMYFNCQTSLIETFRTLFPDDFRFVGNRSIVFEEGDVLPVGALEFCIAAALTYHLDKMKKGHGSSWTGNSVVEYERQASSISKGKR, encoded by the coding sequence ATGAAGCCGATCAAGAATGCCAATGTCGCCAAGATTTTTGATGGCTACCCGCCACGCGTGCGACGTAAGCTGCTTGTCCTGCGCCAACTGATTCTGGATACTGCTGCCGGTACTGCTGGCGTTGGCGAAATAGAGGAAATCCTCAAGTGGGGTGAGCCTGCCTATCTCACCACTAAAAGCAAAAGCGGGAGTACGATCAGGGTCGGCTGGAAAAAGAGCAATCCTTCGCAGTATGCGATGTATTTCAATTGCCAGACCAGTCTGATTGAAACGTTCCGAACGCTTTTCCCTGACGATTTCCGGTTCGTCGGCAATCGCAGCATTGTCTTTGAAGAAGGTGATGTGCTGCCTGTCGGTGCATTGGAGTTTTGTATTGCCGCTGCGCTGACCTATCATCTGGACAAGATGAAAAAGGGCCACGGCAGTTCGTGGACGGGAAATTCGGTTGTCGAATACGAACGCCAGGCATCTTCCATTTCTAAAGGCAAGCGATGA
- a CDS encoding GNAT family N-acetyltransferase: MSDQVQIRQLHSIDDPTIIAALGEVLADCVDGGASVSFMQPFSAEQAQAFWRKLSAGVTAGERILLVAQDADSTILGTVQIVLSQPENQPHRADVAKLLVHRRARRSGTGEALMAAAERAAALAGKTLLVLDTATGGDAERLYRRRGWQVSGTIPDYAMWPDGRKCATTIFYKYI, encoded by the coding sequence ATGTCAGATCAGGTGCAAATTCGCCAATTGCATTCCATCGACGACCCAACGATCATTGCGGCCCTCGGCGAAGTGCTTGCAGATTGCGTCGATGGTGGCGCCTCCGTCAGCTTCATGCAGCCGTTTTCTGCGGAGCAGGCACAGGCGTTCTGGCGCAAGTTGAGCGCCGGGGTCACCGCCGGCGAACGCATACTGCTGGTGGCGCAAGATGCCGACTCTACGATTCTCGGCACTGTCCAGATAGTACTCAGCCAGCCGGAAAATCAGCCGCACCGCGCCGATGTTGCCAAGCTTCTTGTGCATCGCAGGGCACGCCGTTCCGGCACAGGGGAAGCGTTGATGGCAGCGGCTGAACGAGCAGCCGCGCTAGCTGGAAAAACCTTGCTGGTTCTGGATACCGCTACCGGCGGAGATGCGGAACGGCTATACCGGCGTCGCGGCTGGCAAGTCAGTGGAACCATTCCCGACTACGCCATGTGGCCGGACGGAAGGAAGTGCGCGACGACGATCTTCTACAAATATATCTGA
- a CDS encoding porin: MKKTAFALAALSLIGASAQAQTNVTIYGVIDTSLTYTSKVGPKNDSRFSVDSGDLSTSRIGFKGTEDLGNGLKAIFQLENGFNADDGSLATASTLFDRKSVVGLSGSFGTVTLGRQTDFLEDIGNKYTSVQTFGGNGVKGGHFNNLDRVSGTRANNSIRYDSSNLSGFTGSLFYGFGEVAGQTSAGQSFGLGGNYANGPFGIGLAYFQTKLAADALPTKAGDTDLKTFTLGASYQAGPAKIYGAWSQAKRPLATAVASTGLVNITTATKANIFDVGVDYAVAANLHLLGSVIYDRADISRKTTGSTKGSTTQLNLGVDYFLSKRTDVYALYSNQRASDVINPGVINGAYSNSPADDSSQNVLRVGLRHKF; the protein is encoded by the coding sequence ATGAAGAAAACTGCATTCGCACTGGCAGCACTCAGCCTGATCGGCGCCAGCGCCCAGGCGCAAACCAACGTCACTATTTATGGTGTGATCGACACCAGCCTGACCTACACCAGCAAAGTCGGTCCAAAAAACGATAGCCGTTTCAGTGTTGATTCTGGCGATCTGTCGACTTCCCGCATCGGTTTCAAGGGCACGGAAGATCTGGGCAATGGCTTGAAAGCGATATTCCAGCTGGAAAACGGCTTCAATGCGGACGATGGTTCCCTGGCAACTGCCAGCACATTGTTTGACCGCAAATCGGTAGTCGGTCTGTCGGGCTCGTTCGGCACTGTGACCCTCGGTCGTCAAACCGACTTCCTGGAAGACATCGGCAACAAGTACACATCGGTCCAGACATTCGGCGGCAACGGCGTCAAGGGCGGTCACTTCAACAACCTCGACCGCGTTTCCGGCACCCGCGCCAACAACTCGATCCGTTATGACAGCAGCAACCTGAGCGGTTTCACAGGCAGCTTGTTCTACGGCTTCGGCGAAGTGGCGGGTCAAACTTCGGCAGGTCAATCTTTCGGCCTGGGCGGTAACTACGCCAACGGTCCGTTCGGCATCGGCCTGGCATATTTCCAGACCAAACTGGCCGCTGACGCGTTGCCTACCAAGGCTGGCGACACCGACCTGAAAACCTTCACCCTGGGCGCCAGCTATCAAGCCGGCCCTGCGAAGATCTATGGCGCGTGGTCGCAGGCTAAGCGTCCGCTGGCGACAGCGGTTGCATCGACTGGTCTGGTTAACATCACGACAGCAACCAAAGCCAACATTTTTGACGTGGGTGTCGATTACGCGGTAGCCGCCAACCTGCATCTGCTGGGCAGCGTGATTTATGATCGCGCCGACATCAGCCGCAAGACAACTGGTTCGACCAAGGGTTCGACTACCCAGCTCAATCTGGGCGTCGACTACTTCCTGTCGAAGCGTACCGACGTCTATGCGTTGTACAGCAACCAGCGCGCCAGCGATGTCATCAACCCAGGTGTGATCAACGGTGCTTATTCCAACTCGCCGGCGGATGACAGCAGCCAGAACGTATTGCGCGTGGGCTTGCGCCACAAGTTCTAA